The Patescibacteria group bacterium sequence AGCTTTTCAACTAATAATGGATAAAGAGATGGCGCTTGACCACAAATTGAAGAAGTAATTTTATATCTATTGCATGTTTTGATCACTTTCTCCAATGCCCAAAGAATTGCCTCATTTTGTTCATCATAAATACTTGCAACTTCGCTGTTATCTCGGTCTGTACCAAGTATAAGCATAGTAAGATCGTTTGAGCCAATGGAAACCCCATCAATTCCAGCTGCAATAAATTTATCAAGCAAAATAACATTTGCAGGAATCTCAACCATCATCCATAATTTAAAAGTTGGGGAACGATGAAGACCATTTTTGGAAAGGATTTTTTTAACTTGTAAAAGTTCATTAACTGTTCTAACAAAAGGAATCATGAGTGAAAGATTTTTTAATCCTTTTTTTTCACGAACATATTTTATAGCTTCAAGTTCTAGCTCAAATACTTTTGGATCACTGATATACCTGAATGCACCTCTGTACCCAAGCATCGGATTTGGTTCAATTGGTTCATAATCTTTACCACCTACAAGTCCTCTATATTCATTTGTCTTAAAGTCGGATGCTCGATAAATAACTGGTCTGGGATTAAAAGCTATGCAGAATTTTTCTAATGCATTTGCCATTGTATTTACAAATAAATCTTTTTTATGATCATGAATAAGTTTTTTAGGATGTATTCCTATATTAGCCATAATAAACTCTGCTCTCAAAAGTCCTATACCATCAACATTTTTAACTGCAACCTTTTCAGCAAAATCTGGTTGAGATAAATTGACATATATTTTCGTAACTGTTGTTATTTTGTTGCTTGGAACTACAGTTGAAGATTGATTTTGTATAAAAGATTTGACAATACCTCCTCTGTAAACTTCACCTTTTTCTCCATTTACAGTAACCACCATCCCGGTTTTGAGTATTGATGTAGCTTTTTCTGTTCCAACTACTGCCGGAATTCCCAGTTCACGTGAGACAATTGCTGCGTGAGAAGTACGACCTCCTTTATCAGTAATAATTGCTACTGCTTTTTTCATTGCAGGTACATAGTCTGGATTAGTTTGAGAAGCCACAAGGATTTCTCCCATCTGAATTTTGGGGATGTCATGAATAGAGTTAATGATACGAACTGGTCCTGAAGCAATTCCAAATGATGCAGGTGCTCCTTGTAAAATAAGAGGAAGGGTAATACTTTTTTCTGAATTGAGATTTTTCTTTTTTGAGGTATCAATTGTTGTAATCGGTCGTGTTTGGACAATATATATTTTATCCTTCTCGATTGCCCATTCAATATCTTGAGGGAAGTAATAATGTCTCTCTAATTTCTTACCAAGTAATGCAAGATCGAGAATTTGGTTGTCAGTTATCTTTTGTTTATAACTATCTTTTTTATTTATTTTAACTTCTTTGTTAGTTTCTTTTGTTCTTACAAGCATTGTTCCCTGATGTGCAATACGTTTTGTGATTATTTTCATTTCATTCTTATCAACCTCATAGTGATCAGGAGTCACTGCTCCTTGTACTATGAGTTCTCCAAGACCGTAAATTGCTTCAATAACAATTTTTGATTTTTCATTGGTGACTGGATCAATGGTAAACATCACTCCTGATTTTTCAGACTCTATCATCTTTTGGACAACAATAGCGATACCAACTCTAAAATGATCAAATTTTTGTTCATGTCTATAGAAAATTGCGCGAGGTTCAAATAGAGATGCCCAAGCTTCTTTTACTTTTAGAATAAGAGAGGTCTCTCCTATAACATTCAAATATGTTTCTTGTTGTCCAGCAAATGATGCTCCAGGTAAATCTTCAGCTGTCGCGCTAGAGCGCACAGCAACTAGCGCATCTTTAAGAGGTCCGCTGAGTATTCTATAATTTCTTATTATCTCTTTTACTAGATCCTCAGATATTTCTGAAGATTTAATCAACTTTTGAATATGAGAAGCAACCTGTAAAAGGGATTCTGATTTATCGAAGTTAACCGTTCTTAGAAGATGATTAATTTTGGTTGTGAGATTATTCTCGCGTAAAAAATTGAAATAAGCAGTAGAAGTTATAATAAATCCGTCTGGGACTGGAAATCCTGCTTGTGTTATTTCGCCTAGGTTGGCTCCTTTCCCTCCAACTAAGGCTATATCTTCTTTATTTACCTGTCTAAACCACAAAATTGAGTTAGAAGTGGGCATTATTTTAATTATGAGAATTTAAGGTGAAAATATCAAGTGCAGAGTTAGCTCTCTTTTAGTTTTTGTTTAAACCAATCTACCCAGGGATTTACAGCCGGATTCTGATCATACCTAAGTGCTAAGTAAAGCGTTAGAAAACTTCCGTATACAAGTGTTTCTAAAAAATCATCATAGACAGTCTGACCTGAAGTTGAAAACTCATGCAGATCGTGTTTGTTTTGTTTGATTACGCTCATTGTCAGTTCCATTCTTTTTTTAATTTTGAAAGTATAGTTAGGAGAATTCAAAATCAGAAAATGAAGGTTATGTTTAGTTGGAAACTGGAGTCCTTCCATTAAATGGTGATTGAGATCTGGTACAAGAAAATAGGCAGAGAAAGTTTTACTTGTCTCATTAAACTGATTTCGTAAAATTTGGGCGTTGCCTGATAGATGTTCTGCGGAAAAAATAATTGGAATTTTCTCTTCGAAAAGTTCAAAGTCAGTTAGAGCTTGATTT is a genomic window containing:
- a CDS encoding phosphoenolpyruvate synthase, with the protein product MPTSNSILWFRQVNKEDIALVGGKGANLGEITQAGFPVPDGFIITSTAYFNFLRENNLTTKINHLLRTVNFDKSESLLQVASHIQKLIKSSEISEDLVKEIIRNYRILSGPLKDALVAVRSSATAEDLPGASFAGQQETYLNVIGETSLILKVKEAWASLFEPRAIFYRHEQKFDHFRVGIAIVVQKMIESEKSGVMFTIDPVTNEKSKIVIEAIYGLGELIVQGAVTPDHYEVDKNEMKIITKRIAHQGTMLVRTKETNKEVKINKKDSYKQKITDNQILDLALLGKKLERHYYFPQDIEWAIEKDKIYIVQTRPITTIDTSKKKNLNSEKSITLPLILQGAPASFGIASGPVRIINSIHDIPKIQMGEILVASQTNPDYVPAMKKAVAIITDKGGRTSHAAIVSRELGIPAVVGTEKATSILKTGMVVTVNGEKGEVYRGGIVKSFIQNQSSTVVPSNKITTVTKIYVNLSQPDFAEKVAVKNVDGIGLLRAEFIMANIGIHPKKLIHDHKKDLFVNTMANALEKFCIAFNPRPVIYRASDFKTNEYRGLVGGKDYEPIEPNPMLGYRGAFRYISDPKVFELELEAIKYVREKKGLKNLSLMIPFVRTVNELLQVKKILSKNGLHRSPTFKLWMMVEIPANVILLDKFIAAGIDGVSIGSNDLTMLILGTDRDNSEVASIYDEQNEAILWALEKVIKTCNRYKITSSICGQAPSLYPLLVEKLVQWGITSISVSEDAIDSVRKTVAEAEKKLFEK